The Eggerthella guodeyinii sequence CAGGCGTACGACGGGAGAGCATGCAGGAGAGTGAGATCATGACGAACGAATTGAACGCAAAGCTTGCACAGTACGGCATCGACTATGCGGAGGCGATGGAGCGCTTCGGCGGCAACGAGGCCCTGTTCGTTCGTCTCGCCTCGAAGTACGCGAACGATCCGCATTTCGACCGGTTGGAAGCCGCGATGGCCTCCGGCGATACCGCCGCGGCCGAGCGCGAGGCCCATTCCCTCAAGGGCGTCGCGGGCAACTTGTCGTTCGTGCGCCTCTACGACCTGGCCGCGCGCATCACCGATGCGCTGCGCGCCGACGATTTGGACAGCGCACGCGCACTCATGCCCGAACTCCGCGAGAGCCACGAAGCCGTGGTCGAAGCCCTGGCGATCCTGCAGGGGTAGGAGCGACAAGCGTTCCTGCCGCTCCTTCTAGTACTTCCACTTCGCCAGCAGGCGTTGTTTCTCGTCCGGATCGGTGATGCCCCTCATGTCGGCATACACGATATCGGTCGGATAGTTCGGAATCTCGGCTTTGAAGTCGATGAGAACCCGATCGGGCACGTACGTTTCGTTGTCGATCTTCACGCCTTCGGTGGCGAGCCACTCGAACACTTCGTGGACGACGGCGTTATCCTCCCGACCTTGGACGATGCCCAAGCCGTACACGGCCCAGGGGGCACCCTCCTCGAAGAACAGCACCCGCAGCGGCACGCCTTGGTTGATCTCGGAAACGGTCTGGAAGGTCATTCCCAGACCGATGGCGGCTTCGCCTTGCACGAGCGCATTCACCGGGCCCGACCCTGAGGAGGTGAACTGGTACACGTTCTCAGCCAGGCGATCGAAGTACGCAAACGCTTCATCCTCACCCCAGGCGTTCACCAGGCTCTTGACGAAATTGTACCCCGTGCCCGATGACTTGGGGTTCGGCATGGTCACCAGGCCGCGAAACGCAGGATCGGTCAGATCCTCGTAGCAACGGGGCGCGGTGAGGCCGCGCTCGGAAAACGCCGCCTCGCTGATCGCGATGCAAGCGCTTTCACGCGAAAACGGAAAGAAGCGGTTATCGGCATCCACCAGGTCGGCGCAATAGCGGGACGCATCCGATGCCGGAAGCTCCTCGAATTGATCCGACACCTGCTTAAGGTAACCGCCTTCAAGGCCCAAAACGATATCGGCTTCGGATTGCGCTCCTTCCATCTTGAGCTTCGCCGCGCAGTTGCCCGTGGGAATGTAGCGCAAACGAATGTCGTAGGCAGGAAACCGATCATGCATCGCCGCAAGCAGCGACTCGTTGCGCACGCCCTCGGCACACGAGTACATGACGACCGTGTTCTCGGATCGTCCCGAACACCCCGGCAGAGCCAAGGCGCATGTCGCACCCAGCGCGCCGAGCAAGAATTCTTTTCGCGTCAGCTGAAGCATCGCGTCAAGGTCGCACGCACTCCGACCCCCTCTCACCACCTTTGCTCTTCTCGATTTTGACCACATGAAACAAGAGAATCGTTTGTACAATTCTTAGTGTTTACTTATATTTATGAACGCAAAATATACCTATTTACGATCATCATCCCTTTTCGGAATGTAAAGATCATATCAAGTGTGTTCAATAATGTAAATTGAATATGGTAATTGAACATAAAACAAAACACCCCTTCTCCCGTTGGCCACGATGGGGGAAGGGGTGCTTCGACGATCCGGATTGTTTTTCTAGTTCTCGGCTTCTGCCCTATCGATCCGCTCGAGTTCCTCAGCCTTCTTCACGGCAAGCAAGCTTGCGAACACGACGGCACACACACCCGCTGACAGCTTCCCTACAAGCACCGGCACGATCAGCGTCGGTTGGAAGTTCGCCGTGAACGACAGATGATCGCCGAACAGAAACGCGCAGCACACGGCAAACGACATGACCAGCACCTTGTCGCGCGCCTTGAGGTCTTTCACCATCGACAGCGCCGCAAGCACGTTCGCCGAGGCGGCCAGCAAGCCAGCGGTTGCATCCGAGCTCAGCCCCACCGCGCCGCCGATTTTGGCGAGTGGCTTCGCAAGATAGCGCTTGATGAGGTACACCATGGGAAACGCGCCGCACAACATCATGCCGATAGCACCCGACACCTCGAGCGCTCGGAAGATATCCTCCTCGTCGGCGATGATAGGATCGAACCCGAAGGAGCCGAAGACCGTGGTGAAGATGCCCGTGAAGTATTCGACAACCGCCAGCACGAACACGATTTTGAGCGTCGCTTCCATCACGCGACCGAATACGATGAACCCCTTGATCATGGCGTCGGGCTTGAACTTGAGCCCCAATGCCAGCGCAACGCATATGATGATCAGCGGCACGAGGTTGACGCCGATCTGGGCGAAGCTCAACGCAAGCTGATAGGTCGCTTCGGCGTTCGTCGATACGACCTCCCGGATAACCGGGTGCGAAAGCGCGATGATGACGCTCGCAACGAGCACGCCGATAGGAATCGCGAGAAGGCCGCTCATCACTCCGAGCGCCAAGTACTTCCGATCGCGTTTCTCGAGCATCTTCAGCGCCACCGGTATCGTGAAAACGATGGTTGCGCCCGCCATATACCCGGTCATCATCGCCATGATCCAGCTCTCACGCGTCTGCGCAAGCGCGTCCGCCAGCTGGTATCCGCCCATGTCGATGGCGATGAACGTCGTCGCCGCCATGGCTGGGTCGGCGCCGAGCGCCCCGTACGCCGGCCCGAAGACCGTGCTCACGAACGCCGTCAGATAAGGAGCCGATGCCATGATGCCCGCTACGGGAAGGAAGATGGGGCCGATGGAGTCGATGCCGGCCACGAATTGCCGGCCGAGCTCGCTCTCCGGCTTGATGGCCGATGCGACGGCGCCCGCCAACGCACACGCCATGATGATGTACACCACGGCTGTTCCGATCATCTCCATCTCGACTACCTTTCGTCCTCGTAGAGCGCAAGCGCTTTGGCCGAATACGTCTTGGCGTAGCGGTACCACAGGTACAACCACTCTCCCACCGAATCGCCTGCAGCCTCTTTATACAAGGCCCAGATGAACCAGTGGTAGGCGGCAAGCGCCACGAAAGCGATGCAATGGCGGTATTCCTCGGCGGTCAATGCGCGCTGGAAGTACGTCTCGAGCACGCGATCCGCCTCGTCCTCGTCGTAGTCGGAGCAGCAGATGAACACGCCGAGATCGGAACCGTAATCCGACATCGCCGAATACTCCCAGTCGATAAGGTACATCGCCTCTTCGGAGACGAGGAAGTTCGGGTTGTAGAAATCGTTGTGGCAGAGGCACGGTGCAACGCCATCCCTCTTCACCAAGGCGTCGAGGCGCGCCGCGCGATCGCGCAGGGGCTCGTAATCCGGGAACGACGGATAGGAACGCGCACCGAGCAGCGCCATCATGGACTGGGCTTTCTCGAACAGGTCGTACGTCCACTGCGACGTCTCGCCGCTCTGGTGCAAACGGCGGATCAGGTCCATGGCCTGCTCGACATGGCTCTCGTCGTGGTAATCGAACGGCTTGCAATCCTTCACGAAGCGCGACACCTTCCAGCCTTTCCGGGTATCTTGAAAGATGAACGTGTCATCGATGCCGAGCTTTTTGGCGACAGCCTGGGAGTATGCCTCGCTTCGTCGGTTGATGATCTCGTCCGTGCCGGGACCAGGGTGCCGATATACGTACGAAGCACCGTCGACCGAGAATCTGAAGGAAAGGTTGGTGAGGCCTTCCTTGATCGGCACGATGCCCTCGACTCGGTCGCGCGTGCAACCGAGCACGTCGCAGATGTTGTCGAGGATCTCCGAGTCGACGTTCGTCAGGAAATCCTGGTCAAACTGCTTAAGATCGGAAAGGGAATCGAATTCGTAGATGACGCCCGGTCCGTAGCGGCGCAACACCATGCGCAGATCTTTCACATGGTCGCGAAACAGGTCCTCCCAAAGCTTGGGCGCCGTCTCGGGCCAATCGTATTCGTTCTCGAGAATGGCCGAGAACGCGCTGGAGAACGCGCGATCAAAGTACGCGTGCCCGAGCATGCCGAACGCATCGGCGCCGCCGACGGTAACGCCGATGATTCGCCCATCGCGTGCCGTCTTCATGCAGTACTCGTCGGTGGGACCCTCGAAATACATGCCCGCATAGTACGCTTCGTACACGTACGGCTCGAAAACGTTCTCGGTGAAGTAATCGTCGGACGAGCAGATGTAGGTGTTGCCCAGCTGCTCCCGAACGAGCATGAGGGTGGAGTTGTTGTTGCGAGCGACGTACTCCTCGTTCACGCGGATGGTCACCCCGTATAGATCCTCAAGGTAGAAGAACGCCTCCTTCATATAGCCGACCACTACCGTGATGTCGTCGATGCCGGCGTCTTTAAGCTGGCGGATCTGCCGCTCGATCAGCACTTCGCCCCGCACGTTGAGCACGCCCTTGGGCTTCTCGTAAGAGAGCGGCGCAAAGCGCGAGGACAGTCCCGCAGCCATGATGATAGCGTTCTCTACTTTGTACGGCTGCAAGGCGCGATAACCCTCCGCCGTGACGTAGAACCCGTCCATGAGCCCGCGATCGCGCAGCGTCTGGCACAATCGGTTGACCGTGCCGAGCGAAAGCCCTGACGCATCGGCCAAGGCGCGCTGCGTGTACACGCCTTCGTCCATCGACGCGACCAGGGTTTTGAACTCGTTCTTCTCCAGCGACACGACGATCCTCCCGTTGATCCGCATACTGTCTTATAGTCCGGGAGGAATTCTAACCGCAATGTTCATTTTTGTAAAGAAAAAGTAAATAATGAACAACTATTCTGTTATTACGCTAATTTGTACCTCATATTTGATCAATTTTTCAAATTGAAAACCAAATTTGAAACATGATGCACCTATTCGACTACATAGGACCTATCGAGCTGCTGCAGTTCGCGGTACGTGTCGATCTCGATCACATCGTCGAACGTGCACTCGCGCACCGACACCTCGTAGTTGCGCGCGAAGTAGCGCAGCGCCACCTCGTCCCAGTACCGCTCCTTGCCGCCCGGCATGGCGAACGTGGCCGGCACGTCGTCGGCGAGCTTTCTGCCGTCCTCTTCGGTCCAATAGGAGATACCGAACATGTGGTGGCAGTCCGTTCCGCCCACCGTGAGCCCCGTGATCACGCCGCGGCGCGTCTGAAAGCACCAGTCGTCGGTAACCGGCACCGGCACACCCAGGTAGTTCGACGAATACTGGTACTTCGTGATGAGTTTCGGGTTGTACAGCAGCAGGTCGGACTCGAACACGTAGGCGTTCTGCAGCAGATCCTTCGCCGCCACGGCCGAAGAGATGTTGTTCGCCTCGTTGTAGAAGGGGTTCTCGATGAACTTCACGTGGGGGTACTTGTACAGCAACTGATCGAACTGCTCGGCAAGGTACCCGCGCACCACGTACACCTCCTCGATGCCCGCGGCGGACACCGCATCGAGCAGCGAGTCGATGATGCGCTGGCCCCGCACGCGAATGAGCGGCTTGGGCGTGTTCAGCGTGATGGGAACCAAGCGGGAGCCGAACCCGGCTGCGATGAGCACCGCGCGCTTGACGCGATACGGCTCGAGCGCTTCCAGGCCCGCCGCCGACAGCATGCCCTCGCGCACGAAGCCCCGCTCGTGCAGGTCGGCCATCGCGCGGTTGACCGTGCCTACGGACAGATCGGCAGCCGCGGCGATCTCGCGCTGCGTCAGCGACTCGCTCACACGCGCCTCAAGCGCGGTCAGTATTTTGAAATCCTTCACATCGAGCGAACGGGACATGAGCGAACCTTTCCTCATTTGGCAAGCACCTTGTTCGCTAAGCCGCCGAAGCGGAGGGCGAACCGGCACGGTTGATAGCTTTCTTCACGCCCGCAAGCACCAGCTTGAAGGCAATGTTGGTGAGCAGAATGATCAACGACACGAACGCAGCGCACTCCGTCAGACGTTGCGCATCGAGGTCGGTGATAAGCAACGCGAGCGGCATGTCGAGCGTCGTGGACAAGAACGCCACGGCGGAAATGGTAACCATGCAGTTTACGAAGAAGTAGCCCACCATCTCGATGATAGTGCCCGTCGTCTGCGGGATGAGAACGTCCTTCAAGATGCTCCCCCGCCCGATCCCCATCGTGGAGCCGACCGCTTCCAGGTTCTCGTTCACCTTGCCCAGCGAATTGTAAGCCATGAGGTACGGCGAGGCGAAGAAGTGGACGAGGTTGACCAAGATCAGGATGGCGAACGTGCCGTACAGAAGGGAACCCTTGAAGAAGAGCACGTACGACAAACCCAGCACGATACCGGGGATGGCGAGCGTCGTGATACAGACGAGGTGCAGCATCTTCGCGAAACGGCCGCCCAAGCGAGCCGTCACATATGCCGCAAAATACGCAAGCGTTGTGCCGATGAGCGCAACAGCGCAGGCGATGATGATCGAATTGATCCAGTAATCGCCCACATTCATGTTGAGCGCACGGCCCACGTTGTCGAACGTCGCCGTCAAATCCACCGGATACTTCCGCACGAACGATACGAGCACGAACGATCCGAGCGGGAGGAGGATGGCCACCGATGCCACGATGCCGGCGACGTAGCCGATCGCGTCGCGCGCCACATTGCGCTTGATATCGAACGCTTTGGACACGAACGACGACTTCCCCTTGTCGGCATTGAGCACGTCGACGAGGAACGCCACCACGGCCGGTATGAGCAGCACGAAGCCGATAGCCACGCCCGTGTTGTAATTCAGCAGGCCGATAACCTCCTGGTACATGAGCACCGGCAGCGTCGTGGTCTTGCCGCCCACCATGAGCGGTACGCCGTAGTCGGTCACCACGAGCGTGAAGGTGGCGAACACGGCCGAGATGAGCGGCTTGCGCAGATACGGCAGCGTGATGCTGAGGAACTGGTTGACCTTCGGGATTCCCAGGACATCGGCGGCCTCGTACGGCGATGCATCTTCGTACTTGAGCACGTCGTACAGCAACAAGAACGCCGAGGGGAACGAGTACAGCACCGAACCCATCACGATGCCCCAGAACCCATACAGCGAAAAATCGAGCCCGAGCGCGTTCGTGATGACCCCGTTCGACCCGAGCAAGAACACCAGCCCCATGCCGAGCGCGAGCGAAGGGATGAGCATAGGGAGCGTCATGACGACGGCGATGACGCCCTTGGCGCGTATGTTCGTGCGGCAGAGCACCCACGACATCGCCAGCGCGAGCGCCAGCGAGATGACCGTCGAAGTAAGCGACACGCCGATGGAGTTGAGACAGGCAGCCTTGAACTGCTCCGTGCCGAACACCTCGGACGCCCCCGGACTCGCCAGTTGCGAGAACATCCCCAGCAAAGGCAGCACGGCAGCAAAGAGGAAGAAGGCAGCAAGAACCACCCGAGTGAGATTGAACGTACCCTTTCGCTTCACGAGCCGCCTACCGATCCATGAATCGCGCAAGCGAGTCCATTTTGATGTTGAGGTTCTTCACCACGAAGTCGGCAACGTAGTCGTCGGCCGGGTTGGCGATGATCTCCTCGGGCGCGGCCAGCTGGTGGATGCTGCCCTCCCCCATCACCATCACGCGGTCGGACAGCGCGAACGCCTCCTCCTGGTCGTGCGTGATGTACACCATCGTCGTGCCGAACTCCCGCTGGATGCGCTTGAGCTCGAGGCGCAGCGACAGGCGCGTTTCCACGTCGAGCGCGCTCATGGGCTCATCGAACAGGATGACCTCGGGATTGAGCGCCAGCGTGCGGGCGATGGACACGCGCTGCTGCTGGCCGCCCGACAGCTGCCGCACGCTCTTGTCGAGATGCTCCGCAAGGCCGAGCTGCTCGAGCACGCGTTGGGCGATCTCGCGCCGACGGGCCTTCAGATCGGGCTTGAACTTCAAGGCGTACTCGACGTTGCCGCGCACCGTCATGTTCTCGAACAGGGCGTAATTCTGGAACACGATGCCCATGCCGCGCGCGTCGGGCGACGCTGTCGTGATGTCGCGCCCGTCGAGGGCGATCGAGCCCTCGTCGGGTGCCAGCAGACCGATGAGAATGCGCAACGTGGTCGTCTTACCGCATCCCGAAGGTCCCAGGATGGAAAGGAATTCGCCATCCCGCACATCGAAATCGAGACCGTGCAGGACCTCGGATCCCTCGAAACGCTTAACTAAGCCGCTGATGCGAAGTTTCGGCTCGTCCGCAAGCGTCTCGCGATTTGACGTCGTGTCGACCATCGTGTGTTCCTGTTCGCTCGTCATCAGTACTTCCACTTCCCTAGCAACCGCTTTTTCTCGTCGATGTCGAACACGCCTTCCATGTCCGCGTAGTGCGTATCCTGCGGGTAGTTCGGGATCTCGGTATGTTGATCGACGAACACCTTGTCCGGGACGAACTCCTGCTTGTCCAGCAGGATGCCCGTGCTGAACATCCAATCCATAACGGCTCGCACCGCCGGCTTATCCTGCTTGCCGTCGACCACCGCCACGCCGTTCATCGTCCAAGGCGAGCCCTCCTCGAAGAACCGCACCTCGATGGGCACGCCCTTGTTGATCTCGGACACCGCTTGGTAGGTGAGGCCGAACCCGATCAACGCCTCTCCTTGCACAAGCGCGTTGACCGGCCCCGATCCCGACGACGAGAACTGGTACACGTTCTCGGCCAGCTTGTCGAAATACTCGAAGGCCGCATCCTCGCCCCGCGTGTTCACGAGGCTCTTAACGAAGTTGTAGCCCGTACCGGAAGATTTCGGATTCGCCATCGTGATGAGCCCACGGTACGTTGGATCGAGCAGATCGTCGTACGTCTCGGGGATGGCGATGCCGCGAGCAGTCAGCTCCCCGACGTTCATGGCAACGCATGCGCTCTCGCGCCTGAAGGGAAGGTAGGTACTCGAGCCGTCGAGCAGATCGTCTTCGAACACTTCGAAATCGTACGAGGTCAGCTTCGCCAGGCTCGGCTGAATCTGCCTGAGGTAACCGCCCTCGAGCATGAGAACGATATCGGCCTCGCTCGACGTACCCTCGTTCTGGAGCTTCGCCGCGCACGTGCCGGTCGACACGTAGTGCAAGCGGATATCGTACTGCGGCAGATCGCGATGCATGGCCTCGAGCAGCACCTCGTTCGCCTCGCCCTCGCCGCACGAGTAGATCACCACGGTGTTATCGCTCGCGGAGCTGCATCCCGACAAGGCAAGCGACGCAGCCGCACCCGCCGCAACCGCCAAAAACGATCGCCGGGTCATCACAAGGGGCATGCACATTCCTCGCTTCGCAATAGAATCAGATTATCGAGCTAAAGCATATCTATGTTGTTCATATTTGTAAAGGTTGTATAAAAAATGAACACCGCGCATAGATTAAACCACCGCGTACTCAGCATCCCCAAAATCAAGTTCAACCGGAGCGTGGTTGCGACGATGCTTCGGCGATGGAAGCTCGCGCCAATCGATGCCATACATGTCGTCAAGATACGCCTCAACGCACGCAGGAGCTGAAAACGCAGCCCCTTCGAACGTTATACGCTCAACCGGGAAGAGAACGCTTTCGGGAAAGTGCGCCGTAGCGCACGACAGAGCAGCGTAAGCCGAACCCGGATCGCTACCACCTTGCGATGCCCACGTTTCGAATCCCTCGACGATGCGTTCTCTGCTGAAACACCTCTTGACAATCATATGAGCCACTCGACACGCGCCCCTCTCCAGCGCGCCAAGCAATCCCGCATGAGGCACGGTGATGCATTTCGAATGGTAGAGGTACAACGCGCTCTGCCAAACCCGGCACATAAACCGCTGCCTCCAAGCGATCTTCTCGTCGGCGTGCAACCGATCGTAAGGAAAAACATCTACGAAAATACCTTGCGGAATCCCCGCTTCGACCGTCTCCTCAGTAAAGAATTTTGTACCGCGCTTCCACACTTTTGCGAACATGCCAGCCTGCTCATTGCATCTATGAGGATCGGCGACAACGTAAGCATCGCCAAGCGCCCGCGGGGCGATTTCCAGGAAACGCTCGTAATCGTGTCGCGGCATGCCCAGATCGACGTCGTCGTCCCAGGGTATGAAGCCGCCGTGACGCACCGCTCCCAGAAGCGTGCCCGAATCCAGGAAGTACCGGATCCCGTGCTCGCGGCACACCTTGTCGATATCGCGCAGGATATCGAGCTCGACCAACTGCAGTCTGCGCAATTCATCCTGTTCGTATTGCACGCCCCTACACTCCCCCCGCCGTCTTCTCCAGCACCTCCGCATAGTACGCGTCGAGCCATCGCGACGTATCGGAGATATCGTATCCGCTGCGTCGCGCGGCGTCCGCGCCTTCGGATCGGCCGGCACCGGCGCGAACAGCCCGCTCCACCGCGTCGGCCCAGACGCCGCTTCCCGCGTCGAGCGGCAAGCGGACGGTGAATTGCGGCGCGATCACCGCCAACTCGGGAACCCCCGTCGACAGCACGCACGGCACGCCGGCAGCTTGAGCCTCCACCGCGGCCATCGACAGACCTTCCGAAAACGAGGGGAACACGAACGCATCGAGGGCTTTCAGCACGTCGGCTACGCGATCGGTTACTCCGCAGAACACGACGTCGTCCTCAAGATGAGCTTCGCGCACAGCTCGTCGGACTTCCTCCTCGGACGGCCCCCTGCCCACCAGCAGAAGCTTGGCGCCCGGAATGCGGCGCCTCGCCTCGGAGAACACCTCGATAAGATACGTATGGTTTTTGATCGGGTCGAATCTTCCCACGTGGCCGATCAGAGGCACGCCTTCGTACCCGAGCAACCGCTTAGCCTGCTCATGCGCGATCGGATCGTTGGCGTACCGATCGACGTCGATCGCGTTCTTCACCACCTGAAACCGATCGCCCTCGACGATCGCCTTGCCGAACCGATCGCGACCGGCCTCGATCGAGCAGGCGAGGAACTCGTCCGCGACGAATCGGATGGGGTACGCAAGCGCCCTGAATCCCAGCTCGGGAACGGATAACGGGTAGTTTTGGGCATGGCTGTGAGCAATCGTCACGCGGCCCTGCCGTTTCGCCTCGCGAAGATACACCGCAGCGCTGCTCGCGATATGACCGTGCACGATAGGATGTTCGGAATGACCGGAGAAGAATTCCCGGCAGCGTTTGCGATAGACCGGATAGTTCAACAGCGTGAAACGAGGGAGGGCCCGGTACACCTTGCCGCCGAGGTCCTGGATCTCCTCATCGTAATCGCATACCCTCTGCTCGTGGACGAGAAAATCGAACTGCACGCGCGATCGATCGATCGCCCGGTACAGGTTCATGATCATGGTCTCGGCACCGCCTCGGTCCATAGCTCCGATGACGTGCAGGATGCGCATCATGCCGCCTCCCCCTTCTCGACCTCAGGACGCGCGCGATCGGGACCTCGGCGAATCGTCGACACGAGGAAAGCCAACAACGTGAGCACGCCCGCCAGACACGCGGCCGTTCCGGCGAAGCTCACCCCATTCATATCCCACATGGTGACGAAAGGAAACGTCAAAGGCACCACCGCGACGAACGCGACGGCGTTCCCGATAAAATTCGCCTTGAAGTTCCTCAGCGTGATCAGCAGGTCCCCGAAGAACCACAGGAACGCCGTCGCGACCGTAGACAAGATGATCGGCTGCAGCAGGTACACGTACGGTTCGATGCTCGCACCGAACAGCAGCTGCAGCGCCCACGACCCGATGAATTCCAAGACGATGGAGCATGCGACGCTCACCAGCACGATGCCGCCGACCGTTTTTCCAAGCAGCTTGAGGAACCCGGCTCGATCGCCGTTGAAGAAGTAGCGGGGAAACACATCGAGGAGCGGACCGTACAGATACGTCGCGCCCATTTGGATGATCAGCGCCGGAGCGGCTACCGAAGCGTAGATGCCGAGAGCCGCATCTCCCGAAACCGCCGCCAAATACTGCTTAGGGATGGTGAAGATCGCGCTCGCAGCCAAAGAAGCGAGAACCGCCGGCAGTGAGACCTTCAAGAAGTACCACGCCTTGCTGCGCGACAGGCGAACGGAGATGCGCTCGAACCGCCGCGTCCTCGGAATGTCGAACAAAGCGAGCACGAAAAGCGCGGCAAGGGTCATGGACACGATGGCGACGTTCAGATTCTGAGTCGCCCAGAACGCCGCCACGAAGGCAACGAGCGTGCTGACGCCCTGGGCAATGAAGGATTTTCCGATATAGTCCATACGACGATGCTGCTGATCTGCGCCATGCAGGATATCGATGAGCAAGCCCACGGCTTTGAACAAGAAGAACAGCGCGATGGTAAGCAACGTATACGGCGCGCACGTCAGATACGCGTACACCATGCATGCCACGAACGCCAGCCCCAACGTCAAGCAGCGGAAGCCCAGGTATTCGCTCAGCTCGTTCTCGTGCTTGATATCGGAAATCTGATAGGTCCCCATCTTGTAGTTCGCGAACGTGCCGAAGATCCCCACGACCGACATCGCCAGCGAGAGCAGGCCCGCATCGTCGTAGCCTGCAGACAAACGCACGACGAACACCGTCGTCAGCCATTGGCACGCCAAATACGTCATCGAGCCCGCAGAGTTCCACAGCATGTTCTGTTTCGTGGACAGGGGCTGCACGTCATGGCCCGAACGAGACGACGGCCTCATAGGCGGTATGCCTCGAAGGTGTGGATTGCACGGTCGCCCTCGGACGGCGGCGTGCGCCAGTCCCCGTACTGGATCTCCAGGAACCGCTCGTAACCCGCCGGTGCGGAATACGTCCTATCCTCGAACTGCATCTCGATCGGCTCGAAGAGGCTCTTCGGGAACAGCAAGCTCGTCTTCCCCTCGCCGACGACGTCGGCAACGGTGTCGGACCCTTCGGGGCAGGCGCCGCGAGCGTTCTCGTCGATGGCGCACGCGTACTTCAACGCATCGAGCCGATGGGCGAACGGACACACCACCCGTTTCACGAGCTTCACGAAGCCGTTCGTTCCCACCGACGGATCGGTCACGATGAAACTGCGCGTCAGGGACAGCCGAGCGTTCCTCCTGAACGGCGCTCGGTTCTCGGGATCCACGTCGTCGAGCGGGAACA is a genomic window containing:
- a CDS encoding Hpt domain-containing protein — encoded protein: MTPSDPPRTAPTLYHERAPRNAGVRRESMQESEIMTNELNAKLAQYGIDYAEAMERFGGNEALFVRLASKYANDPHFDRLEAAMASGDTAAAEREAHSLKGVAGNLSFVRLYDLAARITDALRADDLDSARALMPELRESHEAVVEALAILQG
- a CDS encoding extracellular solute-binding protein yields the protein MLGALGATCALALPGCSGRSENTVVMYSCAEGVRNESLLAAMHDRFPAYDIRLRYIPTGNCAAKLKMEGAQSEADIVLGLEGGYLKQVSDQFEELPASDASRYCADLVDADNRFFPFSRESACIAISEAAFSERGLTAPRCYEDLTDPAFRGLVTMPNPKSSGTGYNFVKSLVNAWGEDEAFAYFDRLAENVYQFTSSGSGPVNALVQGEAAIGLGMTFQTVSEINQGVPLRVLFFEEGAPWAVYGLGIVQGREDNAVVHEVFEWLATEGVKIDNETYVPDRVLIDFKAEIPNYPTDIVYADMRGITDPDEKQRLLAKWKY
- the eutH gene encoding ethanolamine utilization protein EutH, whose translation is MEMIGTAVVYIIMACALAGAVASAIKPESELGRQFVAGIDSIGPIFLPVAGIMASAPYLTAFVSTVFGPAYGALGADPAMAATTFIAIDMGGYQLADALAQTRESWIMAMMTGYMAGATIVFTIPVALKMLEKRDRKYLALGVMSGLLAIPIGVLVASVIIALSHPVIREVVSTNAEATYQLALSFAQIGVNLVPLIIICVALALGLKFKPDAMIKGFIVFGRVMEATLKIVFVLAVVEYFTGIFTTVFGSFGFDPIIADEEDIFRALEVSGAIGMMLCGAFPMVYLIKRYLAKPLAKIGGAVGLSSDATAGLLAASANVLAALSMVKDLKARDKVLVMSFAVCCAFLFGDHLSFTANFQPTLIVPVLVGKLSAGVCAVVFASLLAVKKAEELERIDRAEAEN
- a CDS encoding phosphotransferase, whose product is MSLEKNEFKTLVASMDEGVYTQRALADASGLSLGTVNRLCQTLRDRGLMDGFYVTAEGYRALQPYKVENAIIMAAGLSSRFAPLSYEKPKGVLNVRGEVLIERQIRQLKDAGIDDITVVVGYMKEAFFYLEDLYGVTIRVNEEYVARNNNSTLMLVREQLGNTYICSSDDYFTENVFEPYVYEAYYAGMYFEGPTDEYCMKTARDGRIIGVTVGGADAFGMLGHAYFDRAFSSAFSAILENEYDWPETAPKLWEDLFRDHVKDLRMVLRRYGPGVIYEFDSLSDLKQFDQDFLTNVDSEILDNICDVLGCTRDRVEGIVPIKEGLTNLSFRFSVDGASYVYRHPGPGTDEIINRRSEAYSQAVAKKLGIDDTFIFQDTRKGWKVSRFVKDCKPFDYHDESHVEQAMDLIRRLHQSGETSQWTYDLFEKAQSMMALLGARSYPSFPDYEPLRDRAARLDALVKRDGVAPCLCHNDFYNPNFLVSEEAMYLIDWEYSAMSDYGSDLGVFICCSDYDEDEADRVLETYFQRALTAEEYRHCIAFVALAAYHWFIWALYKEAAGDSVGEWLYLWYRYAKTYSAKALALYEDER
- a CDS encoding sugar phosphate nucleotidyltransferase, which produces MSRSLDVKDFKILTALEARVSESLTQREIAAAADLSVGTVNRAMADLHERGFVREGMLSAAGLEALEPYRVKRAVLIAAGFGSRLVPITLNTPKPLIRVRGQRIIDSLLDAVSAAGIEEVYVVRGYLAEQFDQLLYKYPHVKFIENPFYNEANNISSAVAAKDLLQNAYVFESDLLLYNPKLITKYQYSSNYLGVPVPVTDDWCFQTRRGVITGLTVGGTDCHHMFGISYWTEEDGRKLADDVPATFAMPGGKERYWDEVALRYFARNYEVSVRECTFDDVIEIDTYRELQQLDRSYVVE
- a CDS encoding ABC transporter permease subunit, which codes for MKRKGTFNLTRVVLAAFFLFAAVLPLLGMFSQLASPGASEVFGTEQFKAACLNSIGVSLTSTVISLALALAMSWVLCRTNIRAKGVIAVVMTLPMLIPSLALGMGLVFLLGSNGVITNALGLDFSLYGFWGIVMGSVLYSFPSAFLLLYDVLKYEDASPYEAADVLGIPKVNQFLSITLPYLRKPLISAVFATFTLVVTDYGVPLMVGGKTTTLPVLMYQEVIGLLNYNTGVAIGFVLLIPAVVAFLVDVLNADKGKSSFVSKAFDIKRNVARDAIGYVAGIVASVAILLPLGSFVLVSFVRKYPVDLTATFDNVGRALNMNVGDYWINSIIIACAVALIGTTLAYFAAYVTARLGGRFAKMLHLVCITTLAIPGIVLGLSYVLFFKGSLLYGTFAILILVNLVHFFASPYLMAYNSLGKVNENLEAVGSTMGIGRGSILKDVLIPQTTGTIIEMVGYFFVNCMVTISAVAFLSTTLDMPLALLITDLDAQRLTECAAFVSLIILLTNIAFKLVLAGVKKAINRAGSPSASAA
- a CDS encoding ABC transporter ATP-binding protein — translated: MTSEQEHTMVDTTSNRETLADEPKLRISGLVKRFEGSEVLHGLDFDVRDGEFLSILGPSGCGKTTTLRILIGLLAPDEGSIALDGRDITTASPDARGMGIVFQNYALFENMTVRGNVEYALKFKPDLKARRREIAQRVLEQLGLAEHLDKSVRQLSGGQQQRVSIARTLALNPEVILFDEPMSALDVETRLSLRLELKRIQREFGTTMVYITHDQEEAFALSDRVMVMGEGSIHQLAAPEEIIANPADDYVADFVVKNLNIKMDSLARFMDR